The DNA sequence AGGTCATTTATAATCGATTAGCAGACACTAGTACTATTGCAAGTGCTAGTTTTTATGCGGTAATACTGTGTGCTTTTTTATTAACATTAGCCTTTTTTGTTTTTACAAAAAAAGACTTAGCTTAGGGGGGTAGGTGATGGATATTTATATGGTGTATGTTTTTATTTTGGGTTTAATTTGGGGTAGTTTTGCCAATGTAGTTATTTATCGCCTGCCTTTAAACAAGAGTGTCATTAAACCTCGCAGTGCTTGCCCAGGCTGTAAAAAAAATATTAGTTGGTATGATAACATCCCCGTTTTTTCTTGGATATTTTTAAAAGCAGCCTGCAGACATTGCAAGAAAAAAATTTCTATTCGTTACCCCATAGTAGAATTATTAATGGCCACTTTGTTTACAAGTGTTTATTTAAAATTTGGCATTCAATGGTACTTAATAGAACTACTCGTTTTAACTTTTGGCTTAGTAGTTGTTAGTTTTATTGATTTAGACCACATGATTATTCCTGATAGTTTTAGTTTAGGCGGAATAGTTATAGGCTTATTGGGAGGATTGCTAAACCCCGACAGACACATACTAGATGCTTTTTTGGGAATATTATTTGGAGGGGGGTTTT is a window from the Pseudobdellovibrionaceae bacterium genome containing:
- a CDS encoding prepilin peptidase; protein product: MDIYMVYVFILGLIWGSFANVVIYRLPLNKSVIKPRSACPGCKKNISWYDNIPVFSWIFLKAACRHCKKKISIRYPIVELLMATLFTSVYLKFGIQWYLIELLVLTFGLVVVSFIDLDHMIIPDSFSLGGIVIGLLGGLLNPDRHILDAFLGILFGGGFFWLTAYLYFVFKKQEGLGGGDIKLLAWIGAVLGWKAMPFIILVSSFVGLLFGVLTLLLNKKKLSQPIPFGPYIVIAAFLYLFYGTPLTQWYFNLFFMNFI